From Varibaculum massiliense, a single genomic window includes:
- a CDS encoding ABC transporter ATP-binding protein — translation MGKVVDCHGLSKTYRTGTVALDGLDFSVEKGAIHGLVGRNGAGKTTLMKCLFNLIRPTSGTVNVFGQPAGQMAHKVGGLIEMPAFYKHLSGRQNLALFAGYFGVNTAECGRILDLVGLANRAEDKASGYSLGMKQRLGIAIALLGKPELLILDEPVNGLDPQAIAETRDLIRTLRDSGTTILLSSHLLGEIEQVCDTVTVLESGKLVANGTPEQLRQQFNGQAPLELQVGDPAKASQLLEGMGVKVKVEGSSLLAYLPEDVTASDLVKVLVKEDIEVRAVKKRDSLEAAYLSMTQKEQ, via the coding sequence ATGGGAAAGGTTGTTGACTGTCATGGTCTGAGTAAGACCTACCGGACAGGAACGGTGGCGCTTGATGGTCTCGATTTCTCTGTAGAAAAGGGTGCCATTCATGGGCTAGTGGGTAGGAATGGGGCCGGTAAGACTACGTTGATGAAGTGCCTATTTAATCTGATTCGACCCACATCCGGCACCGTTAATGTATTCGGCCAGCCTGCCGGGCAGATGGCCCACAAGGTGGGTGGGTTGATTGAAATGCCTGCCTTCTATAAACACCTTAGCGGAAGGCAAAATTTGGCCCTATTTGCCGGATATTTCGGTGTGAACACTGCCGAGTGTGGGCGCATCCTCGATCTTGTTGGATTGGCCAATCGAGCTGAAGATAAGGCCTCAGGTTACTCTCTCGGCATGAAGCAGCGGCTCGGAATAGCCATTGCCCTCCTAGGCAAGCCTGAGTTGCTGATTCTTGATGAGCCGGTCAATGGCCTGGACCCGCAGGCGATTGCGGAAACCAGAGATTTGATAAGGACCCTTCGGGACTCTGGAACCACAATCTTGCTTTCCAGCCATCTGCTAGGGGAAATTGAGCAAGTTTGCGATACCGTCACCGTCCTGGAATCTGGAAAACTTGTGGCTAACGGTACGCCAGAGCAGCTTCGCCAACAGTTCAACGGTCAGGCTCCATTAGAGCTGCAGGTGGGGGACCCGGCTAAGGCTTCACAGCTATTGGAGGGCATGGGCGTCAAGGTTAAGGTCGAGGGGTCAAGCCTCCTTGCCTATCTGCCGGAGGATGTGACTGCATCCGATCTGGTCAAGGTCCTAGTCAAGGAGGATATCGAGGTCAGGGCTGTCAAAAAACGAGACTCCCTAGAGGCCGCCTATCTGTCGATGACTCAGAAGGAGCAGTGA
- a CDS encoding acyl-CoA thioester hydrolase/BAAT C-terminal domain-containing protein, with amino-acid sequence MNPVLKVTPERSRIDSPIQITAGGLVPGERVTIRTNVMDGALREWESIAIVNADSAGAVDLSQMAPLEGSTYQGIDGEGPLWSMLGPDQSKFFTRNLPVELEYHSELLRGDSVIASTRFRRHFGDGVKCGQVHEPPVVGTFAHPNDDLPHPGVLLLHGSDSVDLAGASKLLASEGYSVLALRWFGIEDRPPHLVNINLNDIDRVVKHMLNDDFVLGDHIAVIGLSRGAELGLELAANNANIGLTIALSPSSIRQAGMGENFSFKDPAWVRNGEPLEWVPGGNGFGMMISWLSAVIRRKPMRQKRSFLKDLNKKDEAVEKSTIQVENCKGPITLIFGDDDGLWPSKEYSDRIAGRLKNADWPGNLRIECLPGAGHFVGFPYALPTLPPMRMLKPTSFFSIDFGGSAEANAESAKKVWQIVQEELSRWSMSLITESDRRGNGKGC; translated from the coding sequence ATGAACCCAGTTTTAAAAGTGACTCCTGAGAGATCTCGAATAGATAGTCCGATTCAGATAACGGCAGGAGGTCTCGTTCCCGGAGAACGGGTTACCATTCGAACTAACGTTATGGATGGCGCACTTAGAGAGTGGGAGTCCATAGCCATTGTTAACGCTGATTCTGCCGGCGCGGTTGATCTGTCTCAGATGGCCCCTCTTGAAGGCTCGACATACCAGGGCATTGATGGGGAGGGGCCGTTGTGGTCAATGCTGGGCCCTGATCAGTCGAAGTTTTTCACCCGCAACCTTCCTGTCGAGTTGGAGTACCATTCTGAGCTACTCCGCGGTGATAGCGTCATCGCTTCAACTCGATTTCGTAGGCATTTCGGTGATGGCGTCAAATGCGGTCAGGTCCATGAACCTCCTGTTGTGGGCACATTCGCCCATCCTAACGATGATTTGCCACATCCAGGCGTTCTTTTACTGCACGGTTCTGACTCTGTCGACTTGGCTGGCGCCTCTAAACTACTCGCGTCTGAAGGCTATTCCGTTTTGGCTCTCAGATGGTTCGGGATTGAGGATCGTCCTCCACACTTGGTCAACATCAACCTGAATGATATTGATCGTGTCGTAAAACATATGCTCAATGACGATTTTGTGTTGGGAGACCATATCGCCGTGATTGGGCTGTCTCGCGGCGCGGAGCTGGGGCTAGAATTGGCTGCAAATAACGCCAACATAGGGCTGACTATTGCCCTATCGCCCTCATCTATCAGACAAGCTGGGATGGGTGAGAATTTCTCATTCAAGGATCCCGCATGGGTTCGAAACGGGGAACCTCTTGAGTGGGTACCTGGCGGCAATGGATTTGGGATGATGATTTCGTGGCTATCGGCTGTCATTCGAAGAAAACCCATGCGCCAGAAGCGCAGCTTCCTTAAAGACCTAAATAAGAAGGATGAGGCTGTCGAAAAGTCAACTATTCAGGTGGAAAACTGCAAGGGCCCCATTACCCTGATTTTTGGGGACGATGATGGGCTGTGGCCATCTAAAGAGTATTCTGACCGCATTGCTGGCAGGCTGAAGAATGCCGATTGGCCGGGCAATCTGAGGATTGAGTGCCTACCTGGTGCTGGGCACTTTGTTGGGTTTCCCTATGCTCTTCCCACCTTGCCGCCAATGCGTATGCTCAAGCCCACTTCATTTTTCTCCATTGACTTTGGCGGCTCAGCTGAAGCGAATGCCGAGTCGGCAAAAAAGGTTTGGCAAATAGTTCAGGAAGAGTTATCTCGGTGGAGTATGTCGTTAATTACTGAAAGCGATAGGAGGGGCAATGGGAAAGGTTGTTGA
- a CDS encoding zinc metalloprotease, translating into MTFQNLDLTVRPGVILGPAIARDGVPVHAVYNVEEDRYYQIGEREFFIIDRLKRGLELDQISQLYADRFGKVLGVQSWHQMAILLGSKRLLLEDGIKHESRARERMLSRDWGLFSGKFGLFDPSPLIANIQRKCPWVISKGALVLGLLSFAALCVVVGFNFKTMKGDTVRVFTEVPSIAALIAVILLFSMFIHEMGHALACAGTGGACHEIGFAWRIPMFYFYATTDDVYLAPANRRVVVSAAGMLAGSLPLFPFVVAYLFLGEGFGAEVVASVLYVGFFATAINLVPLFGLDGHKILSHSLGVWDISSEGRSWIVNVFSHKSPHKHFGFGVKAFAIFELLAMTAMTVGSTLWWVALLAPKVGVMWAILIVILIWFVAGSVFIFFVLRNRKKKL; encoded by the coding sequence ATGACATTTCAGAATCTAGACCTCACCGTTCGTCCTGGAGTCATCCTGGGGCCTGCGATTGCTCGCGACGGAGTACCGGTACATGCAGTTTACAATGTTGAGGAGGATCGCTATTACCAAATTGGTGAGCGAGAATTCTTCATTATTGACAGATTAAAGCGTGGGTTGGAACTCGATCAAATCAGCCAACTATACGCGGATAGATTTGGTAAGGTTTTAGGTGTGCAGTCGTGGCATCAAATGGCCATACTGTTGGGATCTAAGCGCCTTCTATTGGAGGATGGAATCAAGCATGAGTCCCGGGCTCGCGAGAGAATGTTATCCAGGGACTGGGGGCTATTTTCCGGAAAGTTTGGTCTCTTTGACCCCAGCCCATTAATAGCGAATATCCAGCGTAAATGTCCTTGGGTGATATCCAAGGGAGCCTTGGTTTTAGGTCTGCTAAGCTTTGCCGCCCTATGTGTGGTAGTCGGATTCAACTTTAAGACTATGAAGGGCGACACCGTTCGTGTGTTTACCGAAGTTCCATCAATCGCGGCTCTTATTGCCGTAATCCTGCTTTTTTCAATGTTCATCCACGAGATGGGGCATGCCTTAGCTTGTGCGGGCACGGGCGGGGCCTGTCATGAGATTGGTTTCGCATGGCGTATACCGATGTTCTATTTCTATGCGACCACTGACGATGTGTACCTAGCTCCAGCTAACCGACGTGTTGTGGTGTCCGCAGCTGGAATGCTGGCTGGCTCGCTCCCCCTATTTCCATTTGTGGTTGCCTATCTGTTCTTAGGGGAAGGTTTTGGGGCGGAGGTTGTTGCATCCGTTCTTTACGTTGGATTTTTCGCTACAGCTATCAATTTAGTTCCTCTTTTTGGGCTTGACGGCCACAAGATTTTGAGTCATTCTCTGGGCGTCTGGGACATTTCTTCTGAAGGGCGAAGCTGGATAGTAAACGTCTTTTCACATAAGAGTCCGCACAAACATTTTGGTTTTGGCGTTAAGGCTTTTGCAATATTCGAGCTGCTTGCTATGACCGCGATGACTGTGGGTAGCACCTTGTGGTGGGTAGCGTTGTTGGCCCCCAAGGTCGGCGTAATGTGGGCGATCCTAATTGTAATATTGATCTGGTTTGTTGCTGGATCAGTATTTATCTTTTTTGTTCTACGCAATCGGAAGAAAAAGCTATGA
- a CDS encoding thiopeptide-type bacteriocin biosynthesis protein, which produces MTEVKPVGYDEADFPEPPAREDWYAYYIFYTSNNSPLLIECIKPLIDELRSRDLIERWFFIRYWQEGPHLRFRVKPRPEAFDQVKQMVNEQVATFLEVRPALYEMKSEIVGGIYKDMFLMEGTEEEWNELYGDDGMPLRPSNSTSVEVYEPEYIKYGGPNGIEISEQHFEDSSDLVLTLLDTTNAHVRSVLFGLALQIMVVTIATFLPKMTDQLEFLKAYQAFWDTMMQQAPKTDQYDSNFEKMGESLDKQIPGIIQLVAGDRQEELPSFLSDWGVKVRRTRDNLDKATREGKILLISREDGTRRVADDENRARWSLLIPYIHMTNNRIGISIPEETYLSYLLQRHLEARS; this is translated from the coding sequence ATGACAGAAGTTAAGCCTGTCGGTTACGACGAAGCTGATTTCCCAGAGCCACCGGCTCGTGAAGATTGGTACGCTTACTACATTTTCTACACCAGCAACAATAGCCCGCTCCTCATTGAGTGCATCAAACCATTAATCGACGAGTTGCGCAGCCGGGATCTAATCGAGCGGTGGTTCTTCATTCGCTACTGGCAGGAGGGTCCGCATCTAAGATTTCGAGTTAAGCCACGCCCTGAAGCCTTTGACCAGGTTAAGCAGATGGTTAACGAACAGGTGGCGACATTCCTTGAAGTGCGACCTGCGCTTTATGAGATGAAATCGGAGATTGTCGGGGGCATCTATAAGGATATGTTCCTGATGGAGGGCACCGAGGAAGAATGGAATGAACTATATGGCGACGACGGTATGCCGCTTCGGCCTTCCAACTCCACCTCTGTTGAGGTGTACGAACCCGAGTACATAAAGTATGGTGGCCCGAATGGTATTGAAATCTCCGAGCAGCATTTCGAGGATTCCAGTGACCTCGTGTTGACTTTGTTGGATACCACTAATGCCCATGTGCGTTCAGTTCTGTTTGGCCTGGCCTTGCAAATTATGGTTGTCACCATCGCAACCTTTCTGCCGAAGATGACAGATCAGCTGGAGTTTCTGAAGGCTTATCAGGCTTTCTGGGACACCATGATGCAGCAGGCTCCCAAAACGGACCAGTACGACTCTAATTTCGAGAAAATGGGGGAAAGCTTAGACAAGCAGATCCCTGGCATAATTCAGCTCGTCGCTGGTGATCGTCAGGAGGAACTCCCGAGTTTCCTTAGCGATTGGGGCGTCAAGGTGCGTCGAACTCGGGACAATCTGGACAAGGCCACTCGCGAGGGCAAGATCTTGCTTATTTCTCGTGAGGACGGTACTCGCAGGGTAGCGGATGATGAAAATAGGGCTAGGTGGTCCCTGCTTATCCCATACATCCACATGACTAATAACCGGATTGGCATCAGTATCCCTGAAGAGACTTATCTCTCATACCTGCTGCAACGACACCTTGAGGCTCGTTCATGA
- a CDS encoding lantibiotic dehydratase: MTSPNQTPVKRCADFTPFFMCRTTGLPYDAVKGLESPYMADWVRRVIEMEEKLVSAEIVLNTALENAIGGNEDQDNRRALLRLRRTAHKLKAPEEPNDAIKAVERHGFAELVEEWCALVGDYEDLVALGSHLVDADEAATSDYLVELSQRPEIRGALVLANTRTENGLDKFAKMNLSQRRKKRPRREWRTLLTYAYRAACKTSPFSTLTPISLGEFGEQSSLIGSRGGTRIKSKVRLNVALLPRITECLVTHRTYAADLPVALVSGWEIKSERLKYMRRRRVVDKSESKMSLDRMQESIFYLSAGEIMQALVTIIGSNPEIRLGELETALGDHLALEATGEDISRFLSILLRLDLLTTPQLAVDIHADDPVGRYVESLSQLGRPWAEELATQLGEINRLAQSTANQEPVVRRDTLIEIQGKLVKLFEGVGEEDPVLPGTLLYEDSTTSELEIVASDKLWNDSLAKDLARLSSILDIFDILIPQRILLKGFFLARFKSDGQCSDFLKFVSDFHMDLFDEYLKSSMRPTASGPNGMPGPPHNWLDMPEIDAIYAARVELVERMRKAYAEYEGGVMHLDDEFFEAVSSLLPETPGSIHRSFFVQVAGSDPGRLVMNQTYSGLGLMFSRFLHVLDDSEVGPGHVSPRVAERLDEQQPEGAVFAEMTGGVDSTNLNLHPAVTKYEIVSPGETSFRPKEFQIPAEDLRVRYDSQANELYLYSEKLRKKVIPVYLGFLMPLALSDVQRVLLLFTTNRMARLDMWTGIDKPLGDRVIASHPRLCHGSLVLVRETWKTNPSKLPQRRSFSETSSWYLAWQRFCKEHDLPRFVFATLGGDPDSEEQEFDGKDDSKDEGGAAGFGKTKPQYIDFESLSCLWLLDEMIRQGTTRLVFQEMLPSPDDMWLKDSEGRYVSEQTIEVRFDQES; encoded by the coding sequence ATGACTAGCCCGAATCAGACACCTGTAAAGCGCTGCGCTGATTTCACACCCTTCTTCATGTGTCGCACCACTGGCCTACCTTATGACGCTGTTAAGGGTTTAGAAAGCCCCTATATGGCCGATTGGGTCAGGCGCGTCATAGAAATGGAAGAGAAGCTCGTCTCTGCCGAAATAGTCCTGAATACCGCTCTGGAAAATGCCATCGGCGGGAATGAAGACCAGGACAATAGGCGAGCACTGCTCCGGCTGCGGCGAACCGCCCACAAGTTGAAGGCTCCGGAAGAACCTAACGATGCCATCAAGGCTGTAGAGCGTCATGGATTCGCCGAGTTAGTCGAGGAATGGTGCGCTTTAGTCGGGGACTATGAAGATCTAGTTGCCCTTGGCTCCCACCTGGTGGACGCGGATGAGGCGGCTACATCTGATTACCTGGTTGAGCTTTCGCAAAGGCCAGAAATCCGAGGGGCCCTAGTCCTTGCGAATACTCGAACTGAGAATGGCTTGGATAAATTTGCAAAAATGAATCTGTCCCAACGCCGCAAGAAACGTCCGCGACGAGAGTGGCGAACGCTGCTGACTTATGCCTATCGCGCAGCATGCAAGACCAGCCCTTTCTCAACCTTAACCCCAATCAGCCTGGGCGAATTTGGGGAGCAGAGTTCGCTTATAGGCTCACGAGGCGGAACTAGGATAAAATCCAAAGTACGCCTGAACGTGGCCTTACTGCCGCGCATCACAGAGTGCCTGGTAACCCATCGCACTTATGCGGCTGACCTGCCGGTGGCACTAGTTTCTGGCTGGGAGATTAAGTCTGAGCGGTTAAAGTACATGCGCCGTAGGCGAGTTGTCGACAAGTCTGAATCAAAGATGTCTTTGGACCGTATGCAGGAATCGATATTCTACCTGTCTGCAGGTGAGATCATGCAAGCTCTAGTTACGATAATCGGGTCTAATCCTGAAATTCGATTGGGAGAGTTGGAAACTGCGCTTGGCGATCACCTAGCCTTGGAGGCTACGGGTGAAGACATCTCGCGATTCCTGTCCATCCTTCTTCGGTTGGATTTGCTGACCACACCTCAGCTTGCCGTGGACATCCACGCTGACGACCCCGTCGGAAGATATGTCGAGTCTTTGTCGCAACTCGGTCGCCCATGGGCAGAGGAGCTGGCAACGCAGTTGGGTGAGATTAACCGACTGGCGCAATCCACTGCCAATCAGGAGCCAGTTGTCCGTCGAGACACCTTGATAGAGATCCAGGGTAAGCTCGTTAAGCTCTTTGAAGGTGTCGGTGAGGAGGATCCGGTTTTGCCTGGCACCTTGCTGTACGAGGACTCGACAACTTCCGAGCTGGAGATTGTCGCCTCAGATAAGCTCTGGAATGATTCCCTGGCAAAGGATTTGGCTCGGCTCAGCTCAATTCTTGACATTTTTGATATCTTGATCCCTCAGCGGATTCTATTGAAAGGCTTTTTCCTTGCCCGCTTTAAGTCTGATGGGCAATGTTCCGACTTTCTGAAATTCGTGTCCGACTTCCACATGGACCTGTTCGACGAGTACTTGAAGTCTAGCATGAGGCCAACAGCGTCTGGCCCGAATGGAATGCCAGGCCCACCGCACAATTGGCTCGATATGCCGGAAATTGACGCTATCTATGCGGCTCGAGTTGAGCTCGTCGAGAGGATGCGCAAAGCCTACGCGGAATATGAGGGCGGGGTGATGCACCTCGATGATGAATTCTTCGAAGCAGTCAGCTCGTTACTGCCGGAAACCCCCGGTTCTATCCATAGAAGTTTCTTCGTTCAGGTGGCGGGTTCCGATCCGGGCCGACTCGTGATGAATCAGACCTATTCTGGGTTGGGTCTGATGTTTTCGCGGTTCTTGCATGTCTTGGACGATAGTGAGGTTGGACCTGGCCACGTGTCTCCGCGGGTGGCGGAGCGGTTGGATGAGCAACAGCCTGAAGGCGCAGTTTTCGCCGAAATGACTGGCGGTGTTGATTCGACCAATTTGAATCTTCACCCTGCAGTGACCAAATACGAAATCGTCTCCCCAGGTGAAACATCCTTCCGGCCTAAGGAGTTTCAAATTCCCGCCGAGGATTTGCGTGTGCGCTACGACTCGCAGGCCAATGAACTGTACCTATACTCGGAGAAGTTGCGGAAGAAGGTTATACCTGTGTATCTCGGCTTCTTGATGCCACTGGCCCTGTCAGATGTTCAAAGAGTCCTGCTGCTGTTCACCACCAACCGAATGGCCAGGTTAGACATGTGGACTGGCATTGACAAGCCGTTGGGTGATCGAGTAATTGCCTCTCACCCCAGGTTATGCCATGGGAGCCTGGTACTAGTCAGGGAGACTTGGAAAACTAACCCGTCAAAACTGCCGCAGCGTAGGTCATTCTCCGAAACCTCTAGCTGGTATCTGGCATGGCAGCGATTTTGCAAGGAGCACGATTTGCCGCGCTTCGTGTTCGCGACATTGGGCGGTGACCCCGATTCAGAGGAGCAAGAATTCGACGGCAAGGACGACAGCAAAGATGAGGGCGGCGCCGCAGGTTTTGGTAAGACGAAGCCACAGTACATCGACTTTGAATCGCTTTCGTGTCTCTGGCTGCTTGACGAGATGATTCGTCAGGGAACCACCAGGTTGGTATTCCAGGAAATGCTGCCGTCTCCCGACGACATGTGGTTGAAGGACTCGGAGGGCAGGTATGTCTCAGAACAAACAATTGAGGTTCGCTTCGATCAGGAGAGTTAA